The window TGCCGCCGGGGGTCGAAACGGTGCAGGGTCTCGACCTCGAAGACGAGGCCATCGGCGAGCGCTGGTCGGTGGAGGTGGACAAGGCGGTGAGCGCCGCCAGCACCACCCTGCGGGCCTTCGCCCGGCCGCCGGGCCGCAAGGTGATGCTGCTGCTCTCCGGCGGTTGGCCCTTCTCTCTGTCCAACTGGATCGCCGGCCGCTCCACACCGGGCTTCCGCTCGCCTCGGCTGGCCGACGGCTTCGAGCTCTACAGCCCCTTGACGGACACCGCCAACCGCCTCGGCTACACCCTCTATCCGGTGGACATGCCGGGATTGCCGGCGGTCGATTTGATGGGCGATGCGGCGGTCGATCGCCTCGCCATCGAGCGGCGGCGGGAAATCGAGATCCACGCCACCCTCGACTATCTGGCACAGGAGACCGGCGGCCGGCCGCTGATCGACGGCGATCGCGAAGCCGCCCTCGAACGGGTAGTGGAGGACACCCGCAGCTACTACTGGCTGGGTTTTACCGTCGACCCGCAGGAGACCCTCGATCGGCAGAAGATCCGCGTGCGCCTCCATCGAAAGGGTTTGGAGGCTCGGGCGCGGCGCAATTTCCAACCGCTGACCCGGGAGCAGGAAGAGAGCTTGCAGGTGGAGAGCGCCCTGCGCTTCGGCGATCCTCCCCGGGAGGCGCCGTTGACCGTCGCCTTGGGCGAACCGGAGCGCGCCGGCCGGCGCCGCATGGAGGTGCCGGTGCAGGTGGCGATTCCCCTGGACATGGTGACTTTCGTGCCCACCGCCGACGGCGTCGAAGGGCGCTTAGAGCTGCGGATCGCCGCCCAGGACGAGGGCGGCGACCTGTCGGACATTCCCATCCTGGGCATTCCGGTGCGGCTTCCCCAGGCGCCGGAGGCCGGCAAGTATGCCCGCTTCGACACCAGCGTGACCCTGCGGCGGGAAAAGAATCGCCTGATTTTCTCCCTGACGGATCCCCCGACCGGCCGTACTGCTTCCGCCCGGATGGACGTCGAGCCGTAGCTCCGGAGAAGATGACGGCGCGCAAGAGGCGCGCCCCTTGCATCCAGGCTCACTAGGAGAAATTCGCCCGGCGTCCGCCGGGCTGCCGCTATAATCCCGGAGCTGACCTTGAGGGACGGAGGAACCATCCAGTGAACACAACTCGAACCCTCGCCATCGCCGGACTTTTCGTCTGCGTTGGCGTGCTCTTCGGTTCGTCCGGCTTCGGTGCCAAAGCCGCCGCGGCGCAGGACAAAGTGACCGCCCAGGATCGCCTGAAGCAGTTGCGCGAACGGGCCCTGGCGGCCGATGCAGAAGACGAGGCCGCCGGCGATCTCGATCTGTTCGTCGACGTCGTCAACGTCAACGTCGTCAACGTCGAGGTCTATGTCACCGACAAGAAGGGCAACCGCATCAACGGCCTGACGCGCGACGACTTCGAAGTCTTCGAAGACGGCAAGCAAGTGCAGATCAGCAACTTTTACGCGGTGGAGGGCGGCCGCCCGGTGGCCGGCGACATCCCGGAGATCGTGCCGCCGTCGGAAGCTCCGGAGGCCATTCAGGCTCCGCCGACGGAAGGGCCGCAACTGCCGCCGGACCAGCAATTGTCGCTGATCATTTACATCGACAACTTCAATATTCGCCCGCCCAACCGCAACCGGGCGCTGCGCGACATCCGCACCTTCCTGCTGCAGAACGTGCAGCCGGGCGACCAGGTGATGCTGGTCAGCTACGAGCGTTCGATCAAGATTCGCCGACCCTTCACCACCGATCCGCAGGTGGTGGCCTCGGCCCTGACGGAACTGGAGCGGCTCACCGGATACGCAGACCAGCGTGACTACGACCGCCGCGACACCCTCGACCGCATCGAGGACGCCCGCTCGCCGTCCGAAGCTCTCACCTGGGCGCGGTCCTACGCCGAGCAGCGGCAGAACGATATGCGCTTCACCATCAACGCTTTGAAGGAGATGGTCAGCTCGTTGGCCGGTTTGCCCGGCCGCAAGGCGATTCTCTACGTCAGCGACGGTATTCCGATGGTCGCCGGTCAGGATCTCTTCCACGCCGTCGACGGCCTCCACGGCAGCCAGTCCGGAGCGATCACCGAAGCCTTTGGCTACGACACGTCGTCGAAGTTCCGGGAGTTGGCGGCGCAGGCCAACGCCAGCCGCATCACCTTCTACACCCTCGATGCGGCGGGTCTGCGGGTGTCGAACGCCATTTCGGCGGAGAATTCCCGCTCCGAGCCCCTCGGCATCGAGTCCATCAATACCAGCAACTTGCAGAGCCCGCTGCGCTACGTGGCGGAGACCACCGGCGGCTTTGCGATCATCAATCGCAATCGCTTCGACGGCATGCTCGAACGGGTGGCGATGGACTTCACCACTTTCTATTCCCTGGGCTACCGGGCGCCGGAGACCCGCCGCGGCCGGTACCACCGGATCGAAGTCAAGCTGAAGGACAAGAAGGGCCGCGTGGTGCGCCACCGCGAGGGCTACCGCGACAAAACCGTCGAGGCGCGCATGACCGACGGCGCCATGTCGGTGCTGCACTTCAACTTCGAGCGCAACCCCCTGGGAACGAGGCTCGAGTTCGGATCCGAGCGGCAGCGCGATCGGCGGTTCTACGAAGTGCCGGTGAAGGTGCGGATCCCGATCGGCGAGTTGGTCCTGATCCCGCGCGAAGAGACCCACGAGTCGCGGGTGCGACTGTATATCGCCGCGATGGACACCGACGGTGGTACATCGCCGGTGCAGCAGCAGGTGGTGCCGATCAGCATTCCCTCCGACGAGATCGAGCAGGCCAAGGCCCAGGACTACGTCTACACCCTCAGTCTGCTGATGCGCGAGGGCGACCACAAGGTGGCGGTGGGCGTGCGGGACGAAGTTGCGTCCGTCGAGAGTTTCGTTTTGGGCTCCGTGCGGGTGGGTGGCTAGGCCGATTCGATGAAAGCCTGGATCGAAATGTTCCGCGCCTTGGGGAACGCTCTCTTCGAGCTGCTGGCGGCGGAGCTGGCGGCGTTGGGCGGGGAGATGGCGAAGTCCGGCCGGGGCTTTGCGATCGCTCTGGGGTTCTTCGGAGCGGCGGTCATCGTCGCCTTCTGGACCTTCGGTGTCTTCACCTATGCCTTGATCCAGATTGTGGCCCTGGCGCTGCCTTTGTGGGGTGCCGCTTTGACGGTGACCGGCACCCTGGTCCTGGTGATGGCGATTCTGGTGGCCATCGGGGTGTACAAAGTCAAGAAGCTGGAGAGTCCCGGCGTCACCGCCCAAAGGCGAGTGGCGGACATGCGCGACTGGTGGAACCACCAGCTGCTGCCGGAGGTCGACCGGCCTGTCCTCGATGAGGGTGGCAAGAAGGGCGAGGAGGCACCGTGATGGACCGAGAGCAGAGGGTGATGGAGAGCCGCCAACGGGTAGAGGACCGGCTGGCGGAAGTGCAGGAGGCTTTCCGTTCGGAGCTGGGCATTATCGCGCCGGAGCGCCGCGCTTGGCGCCTCGGCCTGGTGGCCGCCGCCGCCGGCCTCGCCATCGCCATCGGCCTCAAGCGGCGCCGCAAGCAGCGGAGCCGATAGAAAACGCCAGTAGAACGGTTTCCTCCACAGCGGCAAGGGCGTCACGTCCGCCGCCGTCAGTCCGCCAGGATCGTCACCTCCACCGGCTCGCCGCGCCGCACGCCCCACGCCGGCGCCAGAGGTTCACCGTTGTAGGCGAGCTCCAGAGTCCCCAGCGAACCCGGCAGCAAGGCAGCCTGTCCTGCCGGAATCTCTTCGTAGTGACCCGCTCGAACCTCGATTCGGTGCCGTAACTGGCCGCTGCCCACGGTGGTGCGGCAGGCGCCGTTTCCGATCCATTCGCTCGGCAGGTTGGTCACCAGATTTCCGTAGTGATCGATGTGGGCCACCGACCCTTCGAGGCGGCTGCCGGCTCGCCCCGGCGGACCGTGGAGGACCGGCTCCGGCTCCGTCAGCAACACCGGATCCGTCACCTCGGGACCGAGGTTTGGGAGGGATTCCCCGTCGGCCAGCGCCGCCGCGGCGGGAGCGAAACGATCCCGGCCGGCGAAGGTGCGGCCGGCGGTGAGGGCGGAGTCCCCGTTCGGGTCTCCATCGAGGTACAGGTCCGGCCGCTCGATGGCGTGCACCGCGGCATCCGCCGCGGTCCGCAGAACCCAGCTCAGAAGCCCGTTGTCCGGGGCGACAAAGCGATGGCCCCGGACCTCCGCCGCCACCATGCGCCGGCGCGAGCCGACTCCCGGGTCGACCACTGCCAGGTGCACCGTACCGTCCGGGAACCAGCGCCAGGCAGCGCCCAGCAGCCAGCCGGCGCCGGCGATGTCGCCGGCGGCCACCTGGTGGGAGACATCCACCAGCACCGCTCCCGGCGCCCGCTGGAGGAGCACCCCTTTCATCGCCGCCAGGTAGTAGTCGCGGTCGCCGAAGTCCGTCAACAAGGTGATCACCGGCATCCCTCGATGATAGCGGGATCACGCCGCAGAGGCGGGTAGAATCCCGCTCATGGAGACCCTCGTGTTGTTCACCAAACCGGCGGTGCCGGGGCAGGTCAAGACCCGCCTGATCGGCGCTCTGACGGCGGAGCAGGCGGCCGAGCTGCACCAGACCTTCCTCGACGACATGGTCGAGCGCCTGGGCGCGGAGGGCGCGGAGTTCGACACCCGCATCGCCTGGGCGTTGGCCGCGGAGGAGCCGGTTCCCGCGGGCCCCTGGCCGGGGGAACGGCAGCGGGGGGCGGATCTCGGAGAACGCCTGTTCAACAGCCTGTCGCGGGCCGCCTCCCACAGTCGGCGGGTGGCCGCCGTCGGCAGTGATCACCCGGCCCTGGCGCGGCGGGATGTCGAAACCGCCTTCGCGGCCCTCGACGCCGCCGATGTCGTCCTCGGTCCCGCCACCGACGGTGGCTACTACCTGGTGGCGGTGCGCGCCGCAGCCCTCGACCGCCGGCTGTTCGAAGACATCCCCTGGAGCACCGGCGGCGTGTTCGAGGCCACCCGCGCCCGCTGCCGGCAACTGGGCCTTCGCCTCGCCGCGCTCGATTGTGGTTCCGATGTGGATACGGCGGAGGATCTGCGCCGGCTCGCCCACGCCTTGGCCGCCGGCACCGTGGAGTGCCCGCGTACCGAAGCTCTGCTCACCTCCTGGGGCGGGTGGCTGCCGTCATGAGACGCCGATGAGACCGAGGAGAAAGGTGATGCGATGAAGGTGTTGACGGCCGAAACGATGGCCGCCGTGGACCGGCGGGCGATCGAAGAGATCGGCCTGCCCGGCGCAGTGCTGATGGAGAACGCCGCCATCGGCCTGGCGGACGCCATCGGGGAGCGGTTTCCGGGCGCCGAAGCGGTGGCGATCTTCTGCGGCCCCGGCAACAACGGCGGCGACGGCCTGGCCCTCGGGCGCCACTTGGCGATCCGCGGCTATCGCCTCGCCCTCTGTTTGTGGACCGGCGGTCGAGAACTCGCCGGCGACGCGGCGATGCAGCACGCCGTCTGCTCGCGCCAAGGGCTCAACGTACGGCGGATCGCATCCGACGACGATGCTTCCCGGGCCCTCGCCGAAGCGGCGACCTGCGACCTGGTGGTGGATGCTCTCTTCGGTACCGGCCTGTCGCGCCCCCTCGAGGGCTTGCCGGCGACGCTGGTGCGGGGCATCAACCACCTGCCGTCGCCGCGCTTGGCGGTGGATTTGCCGAGCGGCCTCAACGGCGGCCGCCACCAGGTCTTCGGGCCGGCGGTGCGGGCCGAGGTGACCGTGGCCTTGGGCGCCCTCAAGGTGCCCCATGTCCTAGAGCCGGCGGCCGAGCGGGTGGGGGAGGTGGTGCTGGCGGACCTGGGGATTCCGCCGGCCTTGCTCGCCGAGGCGCCGTCGGAACTCGAGCTGCTGACCGCCGACGATCTCGCCCCGAGCCTCGCGCCGCGCCGGCCGGAAAGCCACAAGGGGACCTACGGCCACGTCCTGATCGTCGCCGGCTCGCCGGGCAAGGCCGGTGCGGCGGTGCTGGCGGCTCGCGCGGCGGTGCGCGGCGGCGCCGGCCTGGTGACCGTGGCGGTGCCGCGGGAGCTTCTGACGGCGGTGGATCTCGGTTCCGTCGAGTCGATGACCTTGCCGCTCCATTCGACCCCCATCGGCGAACTGTCGCCGCAAGGTGCCGAGGCGGTGCTCGAAGCCTGCCGGGACCGCGACCTGCTGGCGCTGGGTCCGGGACTCGGTACGACCCTCGGCGAAGGCGGCGAGGCGCTGGCCGCGACGGTTCGCCGCATTGCCCTCGCGGTGCCGCTGCCGCTGGTGCTCGACGCCGACGGCCTCAACGCCTTCGCCGGCCGCTGCGAGGAACTGGCCGCCCGCTCCCTTCCCACGGTACTCACACCCCATCCCGGTGAGCTGGGGCGGCTGCTCGGAATCTCGACCGCCGAGGTGCAGGAGGATCGGCCAGCGGCGGCCCGCCGGGTGGCGGAGGCGAGCGGAGCGCTGGTGGTGCTCAAGGGGCACCGCACGCTGATCGCTAACCCTGACGGCGCTCTCGCCGTCTGCTCCGCCGGCAATCCCGGTATGGCGACGGGCGGCACCGGCGATGTGCTCACCGGCCTGCTCGCTGCCTTGCTGGCGCACCGGGAGGGAGAGGGGGATGATCCCTTTGCCGCCGACCCGGGCCTTTCGCGCCGGGTAGCCCTCGCCGTATACCTGCACGCCCTCGCCGGCGACGAGGCGGCGGCACGGCGCGGTGAAGCGAGCCTGGCGGCGGGCGACTTGGTGGAAACCCTGCCGGCGGCCTGGAAGGCGCTGGAGGATGGGCGGTGACCGGCGAAGAGGGGGAACCGCGCGCCGCGGAGACACCATGGACCGGCCTCGACGGCCCGCCCTGGACGACCCGCGACGAGGCTGAGACGCGCGCCCTCGGCACCCGCCTGGCGGCGCATCTGGCGCCGGATTCGATTCTTCTGCTCAGCGGCGAGATGGGCGCCGGCAAGACCGTCCTCACCCAGGGCATCGCCGCCGGCCTGGGTATCGATCCGGCGGAGGTGCAGTCCCCCACGTATACTCTGGTCCGCGAACACCGCGGCGACGGCGGCGATCTGATCCATCTCGATCTCTACCGGCTCGAACCCTCAGAGGTTGCCGACCTGGGCCTCGAAGAAGTGCTCGACGGACCCGGAGTGAAGGTGGTGGAGTGGCCGGATCGCCTGCCGTGGCCGATTCCCGGCGCGCTCCGCCTCCGCCTCGAACGGCGGGCCGGCGGTGGGCGCAGGATCCAGTAAATTTCCGATGAAGTAGAAGATTCCATCCGATCGCAACAGACGTTCCGGCCGCTCGTCGGCCGGACAGGAGGATTGCAGGGAATGAAGATCAAGAAAGTGGGTGTGCTGGGCTGTGGCTTGATGGGCGCCGGCATCGCCGAGGTGGCCGCGCGCTCGGGCTACGAAACGGTGGTGCGGGAGCTTTCCGAGAACGTGCTCGACAAGGGTTTGGGGCGGATTCACAAGTCCCTCGATCGGGCTGTCGCCAAGGGCAAGATGGAAGAGGGCGACCGCGACGCCACCCTCGGTCGCCTCTCGGGCACCGTCGAGCTGGCCGATCTGGCGGACTGCGATGTGGTGGTCGAGGCGATCATCGAGAACCTCGAGGAGAAAAAGAAAACCCTCGCCGCCCTCGACAAAGAGGTCAAGGAGGGCGCCGTGTTCGGCAGCAACACTTCCTCCCTGACGGTCACTCAGCTCGCCATGGCGACGGAGCGGCCGGATCGGGTGGTGGGCCTCCATTTCTTCAATCCGGTGCCGGTGATGAAGCTGTGCGAAGTGGTGCGCACCATTGTCACCTCGGACGACGCCTTCGATACGGCTTTCGAGTTCATTCGCTCCCTGGGCAAGGAACCGATCGCCTGCAGGGACAACTCGGGCTTCATCGTCAACCGCCTGCTGGTGCCGTACCTGCTCGACGCCATCCGCGCCCTCGAAGAAGGCGTCGGCAGCGTCGAGGACATCGACAAGGGCATGCAGCTCGGCACCGGCTACCCGATGGGGCCGTTCACGCTGCTCGATTTCGTCGGCCTGGACACCACCTACTACATCGCGGAGATCATGTTCGACGAGTACCGCGAGAGGCGCTTCGCGCCGCCGCCGCTCCTCAAGCAAATGGTGCAGGCCGGCCGCTTCGGCCGCAAGAGCGGCCGTGGCTTCTACGATTATTCCGGCGGCTGACGTCGAGCGGTGGTAAGCTTCGCGGTTCCGGGGCTCCCAGGAATTGTTTCCAGGCGGGAGCCCCGACCGCACTGAGATGAAGCCACCGCTGAGGTCCCACTCCCCATGATCCAGGCCACGCTGGCCGAAGAAGGGCTCGATGCCATCTTCGGTACGCGGGACGACAATCTGCGCCGCATCGAGCGCGCGTTCAACGTCCAGCTCGGCGCCCGCGGCGCCCAGATCAACATCTCCGGCGATTCCGACCGGGTCGAGCAGGTCGAGCATCTGCTGCGCGAGCTCTCCACCCTGACGGAGCGCGGATTCCGCCTGCGGCCGACGGACGTCCATACCGCTATCCGGGTGGTGCAGGAGGATCCGTCGGCCTCGTTGGTGGGTTTCTTCCTGCCGGAGGGTCCGGTCGCATCGGTGCGCCGCATGGTCACCCCCCGCAGCCTGCGGCAGATGCGCTATCTGCAGGCGATGGCGGATCACGACCTGGTGATTTCCATCGGTCCGGCGGGTACCGGCAAGACCTATTTGGCGGTGGCGATGGCCGCCGCCGCGCTGCTTGAAAAGAAGGTGCGCCGGATCGTGCTGGCGCGGCCGGCGGTGGAGGCCGGCGAAAAGCTAGGATTCTTGCCCGGCGACCTGGCGGACAAGGTCAACCCGTACCTGCGACCTCTCTACGACGCCCTCTACGACATCATCGGTTTCGAAAAGGTCAGCCGGATGCTCGAGCGCAGCGTCATCGAGGTGGCGCCCATCGCTTTCATGCGCGGCCGCACCCTGAACGAGAGCTTCATCATTCTGGATGAGGCCCAGAACACCACCACCGAGCAGATGAAGATGTTCCTGACCCGCATCGGCTACGGCTCGAAGGCGGTGATCAACGGTGACGTGACCCAGGTGGATCTGCCGTCCGGCCGCATGTCCGGCCTGCGGGAAGCGGAGATCGTGCTGTCGAGCATCCCCGGCATCGAGTTTTTTCGCTTCGATAAGCGGGATGTCGTGCGGCATCCGCTGGTGCAGAAGATCGTCACCGCCTACGACCGCTTCGATCGCCGGCGGGAGGAGGAGCCGATCCCGGATTCGGAAGAACCTCCGGCGCCGGCTCCCGCCACCCATTCCGAGGATCGTTGATCACCATCGTGGCTTCCAAACCCACCAGCGCCACCACCCCGCTCGCCGCGACCCGCAGTCTGCGGCCGGGCACCGGGCGCAACGGCAAGGGCCGCAACGGCAGCGGCCGCAACGGCCGCAATGGCCGGCCCCGGGGAGTCAAGGGCTGGCTGAATGCGTCGCGCCGGCTGTGGTTCCAGGCCCTCGAAATGCCGGCGCTATGGACCCTGTTGGCGGTCGCCGTTCTGGCGCCGCTGTTGATGCCTCAGGGCTTGTTGTTCACTCCTCGGGTGGAGGCCGGCGCCGTCGCCCAACGCGATTTTGTGGCGCCAAAGGACCTGGAAATCCTGGACAGCCGGGCGACGGCCGAAAAACGCCAGCGAGCGCGCGAGGAAGTCCTGGCGGTCTATGACTTCGATCCCCGTCTGCGGCAAGAGCTGGACCTGCAGTTCACGGAGCTGTTCGATCTCGGCCGCCGGGAGGAACCGGCGCCGATCCCGGAGGAACTGCGCGCCGCGACGGACCTGCGCCTCGGAAGCCCGCAAATGGACCTGCTGGTCGGGCAAGGATTCTCGGCGGATCTGGAAGATCGCATCCGCAGCCTCGTCGGCCAGGCCCACCGCCGCAAGATTGTCAGCAACAAGGCGCGGCTGCTCGATCACTCGGTGGACGGCATCGTGCTGCGCGATATCGCCGCCGGCACCGAGCAGGTCGAGCGCAACCTGTTCGTCTCCCTCGGTTACCCGGACGAGCTGCGGGAGTTCCTCGAAGCCCAGGTGCGCAACTGGCCGGGCCTTTCCGGCGCCGAACGGCGCGTTCTCGGCAAGCTCCTGCTGGAGAACCTCGCCCCCAATCTACAGCGCAATCGCCTCGAGACCCAGCGCCGGCAGGGGGCCGCGGAAGAAGAGGTCGAGCCCCTCTTTACCCGCGTGCGGCGGGGGCAGGTGATCGTCCGGCGGGGCGATGCCGTCAGCCCTCCGCAGGCGGAGGCCATCGCCAGCCTCTCCGGCAGCAAGTCCATGGTCGACCGCATGCTGCCGGTGACCGGCACGGTGTTCTTGGTCGCCCTGGCGGTGCTGCTGCTGTGGCTCGGCTTGCGCCGCGAGCGGGTGGCCGGCCACAGCCGCGAGCGGGTGTTCAACGAAGTGTTATTGACCCTGGTGCTGTCGCTCCTCGGCGCCAAGTTCGCGTTCGTCGTCGCCAAGGCGCTGGGCTCCACCATCGAGCGGGCGCCCTTCGACTCCGCCGAGAGCTACATCTTCGCCATCCCGTTCGCCGCCGCCTCGCTGATCGCCGGTCTGCTCTTCGGCCGGCCCATCGCGCTGCTGTCGGCGGTGGTGTTCTCGGTGTTGGTCAGCCGCCTCGCCCTCGGCGAGCCGATCGCGGTGGTGGTGTACAGCTTGGCCGGTTCCTTCGCCGCCATCTTCGGTCTGGAGCAAATCCAGATCAAGCAGCGCTTGGTGATGATCCGCATCGGCCTGTTGGTGAGCGCCGTCAGTGTGGTGACGGTCCTGCTGCTGCACGCCCTGTCGGATTCGCCGGTGACCGCCGGTGAGCTGGCCTTCCGGGCCGCCTGCGCGGTGGGCGGTGGGATGATCGTGACGGCGGTGGCGAGCTTCGCCATCCCGATTCTCGAGTCGATGCTCGGCATCACCACGGACATCAAGCTGATCGAGCTGTCGAACACCAACCTGCCGATCCTGCGGCGCCTGGCCTTCGAAGCACCGGGCACCTTCCAGCACTCGCTGATGGTGGCCAACCTCGCCAAGGTCGGCTGCGAGGCGGTGCGGGCCGACGCCACCTTGGCCTACACCGGCGGCTTGTACCACGACATCGGCAAAGTCCTGCGGCCGGAATACTTCGTGGAGAACCAGCGGCCGGGCCACAACCGTCACGACAAGCTGTCGCCCTCGATGAGCGCCCTGATTCTGATCAACCACGTCAAGGAAGGGGTTGAACTGGCCCGCGAACAGCACCTGCCGCAGGCCATCATCGACGCCATCGAGCAGCACCACGGCACCCGGCTGATCAAGTTCTTCTACAACCGGGCGGTCGAACGCTGCGATCCGGAGACCGGCGAGGTGAACGAAGCCAAGTACCGTTACCCCGGCCCCAAGCCTCAGGACAAAGTGATGGGCGTGCTGATGCTCGCCGATGCCGTCGAGGCAGCCAGCCGCACGCTGATCGATCCCAGTCCGGCGAAGGTGCGCTCCCTGATCCGCACCCTGACGGACGATGCCCTAGCGGACGGCCAGCTCGACCACACGGATCTCACCCTGGCGGACCTTCATCTGGTCACCGAGGCATTCCAGCGGGTGTTGACCAACATCTTTCACCGCCGGGTGGACTACCCGGGCTTCGATTTCAATGCGCCGCCCAAACAGGAGCGCCGCGCCAGCGAGGCGCGGGCCTCTTGACCACCCGCGGCAAGCCGGAAATCGTGTTGCTCAACCCCAACGGCTATCCGGAGGCATCGGCCCGCCGGCTTCGCCCATGGCTCGAAGCGCTGGTCGGCGAGCTGGCGCCGGCCGCTGGCGGCTTGTCCGTACGCTTTGCCGGCGATCGCCTGCTGCGCCGGGTCAATCGCGAATTTCGCCGGCGGGATCGGCCGACGGACGTGCTGTCCTTCCCGGGCGAAGATTGCGTCGACGGCCCTTACCTCGGGGACGTGCTGATCTCGGTACCCACCGCCCGCCGCCAGGCGGCGCGCCAGGGCCACTCGGTGGAGCGGGAATTGCGCATTCTCCTGCTGCACGGCCTGCTGCACTGCCTGGGGCACGATCACGAGACCGACGACGGCGAGATGGACCGCCTGGAGAAGCGAATCCGGGCACAGTGGTTGGAGGCGCCGGTCGCCGACCGGTCCGCGGGCCGCCAGCCCGCTGGCGATCATTCCGCTGCCGATCATCGGGGATCCGCCGCATGACCTCCTGGAGCGCTGGAGTGATGGCCTCCCTGTGGATCGCCGCGGCGGTGGCGGTGCAGCTCGCCGTGTCGGCGGTGTCCGCCCTGCTGGAGCGCAGCGGCCCGGTTCGGCTGCGCCTGTGGGCGGAGGAGGACGCCGGCCACCTGCAGGCGCTGCACGACCGGCGCGAGCGCTTCAATGCCTTCCGTTTGGTGTTGAGCTTCCTTGCCAAGGCGGCTCCCGTCGGGGTGTTCATGGTGGTCCTTGATGGTGCCCTGCGCATGAATCTGCCGGCCGCAACGGCGGTTCTGGTAGCGACCGCCTGCACCCTTTTGGCGCTGATGCTGTCGGAGGTGATCAACCGCCTGATGGTCGATCACGTCGCCGAGGCCGCCCTCCGACGGTCCACCGGCATCGCCCGGTTCTTCTACTTCATCACCCTGCCGCTGGTCTTGCTCTTCCAGCCGTTGATGCGCCGCCCGCAGGATCCGCCGGTGGAGGATGACGAAGCTTCGGACAGC is drawn from Acidobacteriota bacterium and contains these coding sequences:
- a CDS encoding TIGR04282 family arsenosugar biosynthesis glycosyltransferase; amino-acid sequence: METLVLFTKPAVPGQVKTRLIGALTAEQAAELHQTFLDDMVERLGAEGAEFDTRIAWALAAEEPVPAGPWPGERQRGADLGERLFNSLSRAASHSRRVAAVGSDHPALARRDVETAFAALDAADVVLGPATDGGYYLVAVRAAALDRRLFEDIPWSTGGVFEATRARCRQLGLRLAALDCGSDVDTAEDLRRLAHALAAGTVECPRTEALLTSWGGWLPS
- a CDS encoding 3-hydroxybutyryl-CoA dehydrogenase, translated to MKIKKVGVLGCGLMGAGIAEVAARSGYETVVRELSENVLDKGLGRIHKSLDRAVAKGKMEEGDRDATLGRLSGTVELADLADCDVVVEAIIENLEEKKKTLAALDKEVKEGAVFGSNTSSLTVTQLAMATERPDRVVGLHFFNPVPVMKLCEVVRTIVTSDDAFDTAFEFIRSLGKEPIACRDNSGFIVNRLLVPYLLDAIRALEEGVGSVEDIDKGMQLGTGYPMGPFTLLDFVGLDTTYYIAEIMFDEYRERRFAPPPLLKQMVQAGRFGRKSGRGFYDYSGG
- a CDS encoding VWA domain-containing protein: MNTTRTLAIAGLFVCVGVLFGSSGFGAKAAAAQDKVTAQDRLKQLRERALAADAEDEAAGDLDLFVDVVNVNVVNVEVYVTDKKGNRINGLTRDDFEVFEDGKQVQISNFYAVEGGRPVAGDIPEIVPPSEAPEAIQAPPTEGPQLPPDQQLSLIIYIDNFNIRPPNRNRALRDIRTFLLQNVQPGDQVMLVSYERSIKIRRPFTTDPQVVASALTELERLTGYADQRDYDRRDTLDRIEDARSPSEALTWARSYAEQRQNDMRFTINALKEMVSSLAGLPGRKAILYVSDGIPMVAGQDLFHAVDGLHGSQSGAITEAFGYDTSSKFRELAAQANASRITFYTLDAAGLRVSNAISAENSRSEPLGIESINTSNLQSPLRYVAETTGGFAIINRNRFDGMLERVAMDFTTFYSLGYRAPETRRGRYHRIEVKLKDKKGRVVRHREGYRDKTVEARMTDGAMSVLHFNFERNPLGTRLEFGSERQRDRRFYEVPVKVRIPIGELVLIPREETHESRVRLYIAAMDTDGGTSPVQQQVVPISIPSDEIEQAKAQDYVYTLSLLMREGDHKVAVGVRDEVASVESFVLGSVRVGG
- the tsaE gene encoding tRNA (adenosine(37)-N6)-threonylcarbamoyltransferase complex ATPase subunit type 1 TsaE gives rise to the protein MTGEEGEPRAAETPWTGLDGPPWTTRDEAETRALGTRLAAHLAPDSILLLSGEMGAGKTVLTQGIAAGLGIDPAEVQSPTYTLVREHRGDGGDLIHLDLYRLEPSEVADLGLEEVLDGPGVKVVEWPDRLPWPIPGALRLRLERRAGGGRRIQ
- a CDS encoding SAM-dependent chlorinase/fluorinase; amino-acid sequence: MITLLTDFGDRDYYLAAMKGVLLQRAPGAVLVDVSHQVAAGDIAGAGWLLGAAWRWFPDGTVHLAVVDPGVGSRRRMVAAEVRGHRFVAPDNGLLSWVLRTAADAAVHAIERPDLYLDGDPNGDSALTAGRTFAGRDRFAPAAAALADGESLPNLGPEVTDPVLLTEPEPVLHGPPGRAGSRLEGSVAHIDHYGNLVTNLPSEWIGNGACRTTVGSGQLRHRIEVRAGHYEEIPAGQAALLPGSLGTLELAYNGEPLAPAWGVRRGEPVEVTILAD
- a CDS encoding phage holin family protein, whose amino-acid sequence is MKAWIEMFRALGNALFELLAAELAALGGEMAKSGRGFAIALGFFGAAVIVAFWTFGVFTYALIQIVALALPLWGAALTVTGTLVLVMAILVAIGVYKVKKLESPGVTAQRRVADMRDWWNHQLLPEVDRPVLDEGGKKGEEAP
- a CDS encoding VWA domain-containing protein; the protein is MHLAHSSVRRRLLTASLALFGLLVFGEMLAAQSPFGEVVNVRVVNVEVVVTDGQGVRVTGLGPEDFRLRVDGEDRAIDYFSEIRGGELVPRQESAGKTPEGAGPRPAADPRGGTSYLVFIDEVFSLASDRDRVLRELVEQLPQLSPDDRMAVVAYNSGGLEMLTSWTESGRELERVFKGAMLRSSSAGPLRSQVRAADRDELDLDSVATAGDEPDFLGAVPPGVETVQGLDLEDEAIGERWSVEVDKAVSAASTTLRAFARPPGRKVMLLLSGGWPFSLSNWIAGRSTPGFRSPRLADGFELYSPLTDTANRLGYTLYPVDMPGLPAVDLMGDAAVDRLAIERRREIEIHATLDYLAQETGGRPLIDGDREAALERVVEDTRSYYWLGFTVDPQETLDRQKIRVRLHRKGLEARARRNFQPLTREQEESLQVESALRFGDPPREAPLTVALGEPERAGRRRMEVPVQVAIPLDMVTFVPTADGVEGRLELRIAAQDEGGDLSDIPILGIPVRLPQAPEAGKYARFDTSVTLRREKNRLIFSLTDPPTGRTASARMDVEP
- a CDS encoding NAD(P)H-hydrate dehydratase, with the protein product MKVLTAETMAAVDRRAIEEIGLPGAVLMENAAIGLADAIGERFPGAEAVAIFCGPGNNGGDGLALGRHLAIRGYRLALCLWTGGRELAGDAAMQHAVCSRQGLNVRRIASDDDASRALAEAATCDLVVDALFGTGLSRPLEGLPATLVRGINHLPSPRLAVDLPSGLNGGRHQVFGPAVRAEVTVALGALKVPHVLEPAAERVGEVVLADLGIPPALLAEAPSELELLTADDLAPSLAPRRPESHKGTYGHVLIVAGSPGKAGAAVLAARAAVRGGAGLVTVAVPRELLTAVDLGSVESMTLPLHSTPIGELSPQGAEAVLEACRDRDLLALGPGLGTTLGEGGEALAATVRRIALAVPLPLVLDADGLNAFAGRCEELAARSLPTVLTPHPGELGRLLGISTAEVQEDRPAAARRVAEASGALVVLKGHRTLIANPDGALAVCSAGNPGMATGGTGDVLTGLLAALLAHREGEGDDPFAADPGLSRRVALAVYLHALAGDEAAARRGEASLAAGDLVETLPAAWKALEDGR